One Camelus ferus isolate YT-003-E chromosome 21, BCGSAC_Cfer_1.0, whole genome shotgun sequence genomic region harbors:
- the LOC102517224 gene encoding T-cell surface glycoprotein CD1a produces the protein MLFLQLPLLLALLPAADSEDGFQEPVSFQIIHIFSFYNHSWEHSVGSGWLGELQTHGMNSSSDTVIYLWPWSRGNFSNEELMEVARLFQTFFIRFAQAFHNHAIQWMLQYPFEVQIAGGCKLRFGEASVGFVQVAFQGSEFLSFQNNSWLPSPEGGETAQLVCRLFNLYQGTQEIIHRLLSDTCPRFLLGLLDAGKAYLQRQVRPEAWLSPGPSPGPGRLVLVCHASGFYPKPIWVTWMRGEREQQGTQRSDVMPHADGTWYLRVSLEVEAREAPGLSCRVRHSSLGDQDIVLYWGHRSSVGWIFLAVTVPLLLLAGLAFWARKRRTLCQPASSHLPLE, from the exons ATGCTGTTTCTGCAGCTTCCATTGCTGCTGGCTCTCCTCCCAGCTGCTGACAGTGAGGACG GTTTCCAGGAGCCAGTCTCCTTCCAAATCATCCATATCTTCTCCTTTTACAACCATTCCTGGGAACATTCTGTGGGCTCGGGTTGGTTGGGGGAGTTGCAGACTCACGGCATGAATAGCAGCTCTGACACTGTCATTTACCTGTGGCCTTGGTCCAGGGGCAACTTCAGCAATGAGGAGTTGATGGAAGTGGCAAGGTTATTTCAGACATTCTTCATTAGATTTGCTCAGGCATTTCACAACCATGCCATTCAGTGGATGCTTCAAT ATCCCTTTGAGGTGCAGATAGCAGGAGGCTGTAAGCTGCGCTTTGGGGAAGCCTCAGTAGGCTTTGTGCAGGTTGCTTTTCAAGGATCAGAGTTCCTGAGCTTCCAGAACAATTCATGGTTGCCCTCTCCAGAGGGTGGAGAGACGGCTCAGCTTGTCTGCAGACTATTCAATTTGTACCAAGGCACCCAGGAAATAATACACAGGCTGCTCAGTGACACCTGCCCACGTTTCCTCTTGGGTCTTCTTGATGCAGGGAAGGCATATCTCCAGCGACAAG TAAGACCAGAGGCCTGGCTGTCCCCTGGCCCCAGTCCTGGTCCTGGCCGCCTGGTGCTGGTTTGTCACGCCTCTGGCTTCTACCCAAAGCCTATTTGGGTGACGTGGATGCGGGGTGAACGGGAGCAACAGGGCACTCAGAGAAGCGACGTCATGCCTCATGCCGACGGGACGTGGTATCTTCGGGTGTCCTTGGAAGTGGAAGCCAGAGAGGCACCTGGCCTGAGCTGCCGGGTGAGACACAGCAGTCTGGGGGACCAGGACATCGTCCTCTACTGGG GGCATCGCAGCTCCGTGGGCTGGATCTTCTTGGCAGTGACGGTGCCCCTGCTGCTCCTGGCAGGTCTTGCGTTTTGGGCTCGGAAGCGCCG GACACTCTGTCAACCCGCAAGCTCTCATCTCCCTTTGGAATGA